From a single Sinorhizobium sp. RAC02 genomic region:
- a CDS encoding DUF924 family protein, whose amino-acid sequence MSDNTVETPDEVIAYWCETLTAKDWWQSAPALDAHVTERFAATHLALSRDVAAPWRAGPEARLAAIIVLDQFPRNMYRASPMAFATDWIARREARLALEAGADRLVGYDRRHFFYMPFEHSEVLADQDLSVELFKAHGDEMYLDYALRHHEVIAEYGRFPHRNAFLGRVSTPEEEAYLAKPGAGF is encoded by the coding sequence ATGAGCGACAACACGGTCGAAACGCCGGACGAGGTGATTGCCTATTGGTGCGAGACGCTGACGGCGAAGGATTGGTGGCAATCGGCGCCGGCTCTTGATGCGCATGTCACCGAGCGATTTGCCGCAACGCATCTGGCGCTTTCGCGTGACGTGGCGGCGCCGTGGCGTGCAGGCCCCGAGGCGCGGCTGGCGGCCATTATCGTGCTCGACCAGTTTCCTCGCAACATGTACCGCGCATCGCCCATGGCCTTTGCAACCGACTGGATCGCCCGGCGCGAGGCGCGGCTGGCGCTGGAGGCGGGCGCGGACAGGCTTGTGGGCTATGACCGCCGGCATTTCTTCTATATGCCGTTCGAGCATTCGGAGGTGCTCGCCGACCAGGATCTCTCAGTCGAGCTTTTCAAGGCGCATGGCGACGAGATGTATCTCGACTATGCGCTCCGCCACCACGAGGTGATCGCCGAATATGGTCGCTTCCCGCATCGCAACGCCTTCCTCGGCCGTGTTTCGACGCCAGAGGAGGAGGCCTATCTTGCCAAACCGGGTGCTGGATTCTAG
- a CDS encoding response regulator, whose amino-acid sequence MAFIGISGMQYTGASLSHHRILVAEDSNVFTSMISKRLKELFDIDVEICRSFEDLELAYDKSTDKVTLAISNINLPGAENGEALNYLVDLSIPTIVFTGTFQEKTRDQLLSKEIVDYILKDNIFAVDMLAESVCRFLTNHQHHVLIVDDSATARALLSTRLKRFNFRVSIADNGASALALLKANPDIGLMITDYNMPDIDGFELTRRIRGSIGSHQLRIIGVSSSTDRLLSARFLKAGGNDFIMRPFIDEEFYCRVNQNLDTLTQIKTAQKRLSA is encoded by the coding sequence ATGGCGTTTATCGGCATATCCGGAATGCAGTATACCGGCGCGTCTCTTTCGCATCACCGTATTCTGGTCGCCGAGGACTCAAACGTCTTCACCTCCATGATCTCAAAGCGCCTGAAGGAGCTTTTCGACATCGATGTCGAGATTTGCCGCAGCTTCGAGGATCTGGAACTTGCCTATGACAAGTCCACCGACAAGGTCACACTTGCGATCTCCAATATCAATCTTCCGGGTGCCGAGAATGGCGAGGCCCTGAACTACCTGGTCGACCTCAGCATTCCGACGATCGTCTTTACCGGCACATTTCAGGAGAAGACACGCGACCAGTTGCTCTCGAAGGAAATCGTCGACTACATCCTCAAAGATAACATCTTTGCCGTGGATATGCTGGCAGAGTCGGTCTGCCGCTTCCTGACCAATCATCAGCACCACGTGCTGATCGTCGATGACAGCGCGACGGCGAGGGCACTTCTTTCCACACGCCTCAAGCGTTTCAATTTCCGCGTCAGCATTGCCGACAATGGCGCCAGCGCGTTGGCGCTGCTGAAGGCCAACCCAGATATCGGCCTGATGATCACCGACTACAACATGCCGGATATCGATGGCTTCGAGCTGACGCGACGCATCCGCGGCTCCATCGGATCGCACCAGTTGCGCATTATCGGCGTGTCCTCCTCCACGGACCGGCTGCTGTCCGCGCGCTTCCTCAAGGCCGGCGGAAACGACTTCATCATGCGGCCGTTCATCGACGAGGAATTCTACTGCCGCGTGAACCAGAATCTGGACACGCTGACCCAGATCAAGACGGCCCAGAAACGGCTATCGGCCTGA
- a CDS encoding PhzF family phenazine biosynthesis protein, with amino-acid sequence MPRRYAIYDVFTDTRLAGNPLAVVFDADDLDDSAMQRIAGEFNLSETVFVKTPENPAHSARLRIFTPGRELPFAGHPTVGAAIAIAEAGESDRAGPRDLVSVLEENVGPVRCAVRLGDRNAAFAEFDVPRKSARLDANFDRQALADAFSLKPGQIGFENHVPSLWSAGVAFVMIPVHDLAAAIAVEFDPTLWERCAPFAEGRLASAYLYCRGGVNHNARFHTRMFAPDMGIVEDPATGAAVAALSGAIHFFDKLVDGHHPYLIEQGVEMGRPSHIHLHLDVSGGAIASARIGGEAVRIASGMLDL; translated from the coding sequence TTGCCTCGTCGCTACGCCATCTATGACGTCTTCACCGATACGCGGCTTGCCGGCAATCCGCTGGCCGTCGTCTTCGATGCCGACGATCTCGACGATAGCGCGATGCAGCGCATTGCCGGCGAGTTCAATCTCTCCGAAACCGTCTTCGTGAAGACGCCGGAAAACCCGGCACACAGCGCACGCCTGCGCATATTCACGCCCGGCCGCGAACTGCCCTTTGCCGGCCACCCGACGGTGGGGGCGGCGATCGCCATCGCCGAAGCGGGCGAAAGCGACAGGGCAGGGCCGCGCGACCTGGTGAGCGTGCTCGAGGAGAATGTCGGGCCGGTGCGCTGTGCCGTCCGGCTCGGCGACCGCAACGCGGCCTTTGCCGAATTCGACGTGCCGCGCAAATCCGCCCGCCTCGATGCAAACTTCGACCGGCAGGCGCTCGCCGATGCCTTCAGCCTGAAACCGGGCCAGATCGGTTTCGAGAACCACGTGCCTTCGCTCTGGAGCGCCGGCGTCGCCTTTGTGATGATCCCGGTGCATGACCTTGCGGCCGCAATCGCCGTGGAGTTCGATCCGACACTCTGGGAGCGCTGTGCGCCCTTTGCCGAGGGGCGGCTTGCCTCTGCCTATCTCTATTGTCGCGGCGGGGTGAACCACAATGCCCGTTTCCACACGCGCATGTTCGCGCCCGACATGGGCATAGTCGAAGACCCGGCGACGGGGGCTGCGGTCGCCGCCCTGTCGGGTGCCATCCATTTTTTCGACAAGCTGGTGGATGGCCACCATCCGTATCTCATTGAACAGGGTGTCGAAATGGGCCGCCCGTCTCATATTCACCTGCATCTCGATGTGTCCGGGGGCGCGATCGCCAGCGCGCGCATCGGCGGCGAGGCCGTGCGCATTGCCTCCGGAATGCTGGATTTGTGA
- a CDS encoding diguanylate cyclase, with protein MEDSRMFSTALKYRLEKELGLSVTHCSSMAALRGTLQGEAPEFALAVLDLNLPDAPNCEALDYVISKGIAPLVFTGSFSDATRDQILAKNVLDYVVKDNPAAIQQLVLAVDRILTSGKTQVLVVDSDPESLQRQVSLIAKQRFQIIAVESGAAALDVLDARGDIDMVVADLDLADMDGFTLLGEIRQRHGDDAVRVVGLCKSEDRMVAARFLRAGGDEYIQKPFLVEEFNSRVFHVAAIQKRVQSLHRIAARDYLTDIYNRRYFFETGPRLVDQALRRGELASIAILDIDHFKRLNDTYGHEVGDIVLKAVSRRLKHRINDRHLLARLGGEEFGIIFSGLGLEEALDYCERLRLELAAQPIDADGEAVTITVSAGLAAISGRETFDNYLNAADQFLYMAKHAGRNRVFSELSLMNALAS; from the coding sequence GTGGAAGATTCGCGCATGTTCTCCACGGCGCTCAAGTACCGGCTGGAGAAGGAGCTCGGCCTCAGCGTCACGCATTGCTCCAGCATGGCCGCACTGCGGGGCACGCTCCAGGGGGAGGCGCCTGAATTCGCGCTTGCCGTTCTCGACCTGAATCTGCCCGACGCGCCGAATTGCGAGGCGCTGGACTACGTGATTTCCAAGGGCATTGCGCCGCTGGTCTTCACCGGCTCCTTCAGCGATGCCACCCGTGACCAGATCCTCGCCAAGAATGTGCTCGACTATGTCGTCAAGGACAATCCGGCGGCGATCCAGCAACTCGTTCTCGCCGTCGATCGTATCCTGACCAGCGGCAAGACCCAGGTCCTCGTCGTCGATTCGGATCCGGAGAGCCTGCAGCGGCAGGTGAGCCTGATTGCCAAGCAGCGCTTTCAGATCATTGCCGTCGAAAGTGGCGCTGCCGCCCTCGACGTTCTCGATGCCCGCGGCGATATCGACATGGTGGTCGCAGACCTCGACCTAGCCGACATGGATGGCTTTACCCTGCTTGGCGAGATCCGCCAGAGGCATGGCGACGATGCCGTCCGGGTGGTCGGTCTGTGCAAATCGGAAGACCGCATGGTTGCAGCGCGCTTCCTGCGGGCCGGTGGCGATGAATATATCCAGAAACCCTTCCTCGTCGAAGAGTTCAACAGCCGCGTCTTCCACGTTGCCGCAATCCAGAAGCGCGTTCAGTCGCTGCATCGCATTGCCGCGCGGGACTATCTCACCGATATCTATAACCGCCGCTACTTCTTCGAGACTGGACCGCGGCTTGTCGACCAGGCGCTTCGCCGCGGCGAGCTTGCATCGATTGCCATCCTCGATATCGATCATTTCAAAAGGCTCAACGACACCTACGGCCATGAGGTCGGCGACATCGTGCTGAAGGCTGTGTCACGTCGGCTGAAACACCGGATCAACGACCGGCACCTGCTTGCCCGCCTCGGTGGCGAGGAGTTCGGCATCATCTTCAGCGGCCTGGGGCTGGAAGAGGCGCTCGACTATTGCGAGCGGCTGCGTCTCGAACTGGCGGCCCAGCCGATCGATGCGGACGGCGAGGCCGTGACGATCACGGTTTCGGCGGGTCTTGCAGCCATTTCCGGTCGTGAAACCTTCGACAACTACCTGAACGCGGCGGACCAGTTCCTCTACATGGCCAAGCATGCCGGCCGGAACCGGGTCTTCTCCGAGCTTTCCCTGATGAACGCGCTCGCAAGCTAA
- a CDS encoding LysR family transcriptional regulator, whose translation MNLLMRQTLPLLELDILKTFVAIAETGNFTTAAETVHRTPSAVSMQIKKLEELLGCSLFRRDARSVVLTHHGEVLLSYARRLIALSNEAVSRFMMPEMNGVVRLGAPDDVGELILPEVLRRFADTYPSIAVNVSIETSSSLRRAVAERRLDLAIFNATDGTIPIPGEILLKEQLVWAGKNCGNAHLKNPLPVSVWEEGCIWRARALEQLSRSGRDFRVAYFCAHHMGQRAAIRADLAVAPLARFLVGDDMVALGEKDGLPDLGHYLIGLVVNEEADTPALAVADYIRAAFARIERRPMDMLQVAC comes from the coding sequence ATGAACCTGCTGATGCGCCAGACGCTCCCCCTGCTGGAGCTCGATATCCTGAAAACTTTCGTGGCGATTGCAGAGACCGGTAATTTCACCACCGCCGCCGAGACGGTGCATCGAACGCCGTCCGCCGTCTCCATGCAGATCAAGAAGCTGGAAGAGCTGCTCGGTTGCTCGCTGTTCCGTCGCGATGCGCGCTCGGTCGTATTGACCCATCACGGCGAGGTGCTGCTTTCCTATGCACGCCGCTTGATTGCGCTGAGCAACGAAGCGGTGTCACGCTTCATGATGCCGGAAATGAATGGCGTGGTGCGGCTCGGTGCGCCGGATGACGTCGGCGAGCTTATCCTGCCGGAAGTGTTGCGGCGGTTTGCCGATACCTATCCGTCGATCGCGGTCAATGTCTCGATCGAGACGAGCAGCAGCCTGCGTCGCGCCGTTGCAGAACGCCGGCTCGACCTTGCCATCTTCAATGCGACCGACGGCACGATCCCGATTCCGGGTGAAATCCTGTTGAAGGAACAGCTGGTTTGGGCCGGCAAGAACTGCGGCAATGCGCATCTGAAAAACCCGCTTCCGGTGTCCGTCTGGGAAGAGGGCTGCATCTGGCGGGCGCGGGCTCTCGAGCAATTGAGCCGTTCCGGCCGTGATTTCCGCGTGGCTTACTTCTGCGCTCACCATATGGGCCAACGCGCCGCGATCCGCGCCGACCTTGCCGTCGCGCCGCTCGCGCGCTTCCTCGTCGGTGACGACATGGTGGCGCTCGGTGAAAAGGACGGATTGCCGGACCTCGGCCATTACCTCATCGGCCTCGTTGTCAACGAGGAGGCCGATACGCCGGCGCTGGCCGTGGCGGACTATATCCGCGCCGCCTTCGCCCGCATCGAGCGCCGTCCGATGGACATGCTGCAGGTCGCCTGCTGA
- a CDS encoding GNAT family N-acetyltransferase, giving the protein MLPDGYSDVPAGKLAAVVTCLEMQVPPAGRSDPEQPGITLERIERPDVAWYRDLYSRIGTEWLWASRLAMAGEDLAAILHHPDVEVYAVMKDGRAEGLLELDFREEGTCELAFFGLTPATIGNGTGRWLMNRAITQAWSRQGHAPIQRFWVHTCTLDSAQALGFYIRSGFTPVKRQIEVFDDPRLTGVLPETAAPNVPIVHP; this is encoded by the coding sequence ATGCTGCCAGACGGATATTCGGACGTGCCCGCGGGAAAGCTTGCCGCCGTGGTGACCTGCCTCGAAATGCAGGTGCCGCCGGCCGGGCGCAGCGATCCTGAGCAGCCCGGCATCACCCTGGAGCGTATCGAGCGGCCGGATGTCGCCTGGTACCGTGACCTCTACAGCCGCATCGGTACCGAATGGCTTTGGGCCTCGCGCCTTGCCATGGCTGGAGAGGACCTCGCCGCGATCCTCCATCACCCCGATGTCGAGGTTTATGCCGTGATGAAGGATGGGCGGGCAGAGGGGCTGCTGGAACTTGATTTCCGGGAGGAGGGGACCTGCGAACTCGCCTTCTTCGGCCTGACGCCGGCAACGATCGGCAATGGTACGGGGCGGTGGTTGATGAACCGGGCGATCACGCAGGCCTGGTCACGACAGGGGCATGCGCCCATTCAGCGCTTCTGGGTGCATACCTGCACGCTCGATTCGGCGCAGGCTTTAGGCTTCTATATCCGCTCGGGCTTCACGCCGGTAAAGCGCCAGATCGAAGTCTTCGACGACCCGCGGCTGACGGGCGTGCTGCCGGAAACCGCAGCACCGAACGTGCCGATCGTCCACCCGTAA
- a CDS encoding Lrp/AsnC family transcriptional regulator has translation MDTIDRKLLALLRKDGRASLSALAAELNVSRGTVQNRIERLTRDGVIAGFTVRVTAADDPHAVRAVMLIEITGQKTLSAIKALRGIPEIRALHTTNGAWDLIAEIQADNLVEFERVLRGVRAMDGVSKSETSLLLTTL, from the coding sequence ATGGATACGATCGACCGAAAACTCCTCGCCCTCCTTCGTAAGGATGGCCGTGCTTCGCTCTCTGCGCTGGCTGCCGAATTGAACGTCTCGCGCGGCACGGTGCAGAACCGCATCGAGCGGCTGACGCGCGACGGCGTCATCGCCGGCTTTACCGTGCGGGTGACGGCTGCCGACGATCCGCATGCCGTTCGCGCCGTCATGTTGATCGAGATCACCGGCCAGAAGACACTCTCCGCCATAAAGGCCCTGCGCGGCATTCCCGAAATCCGCGCGCTGCACACGACGAACGGCGCCTGGGACCTTATTGCCGAGATTCAGGCTGATAACCTGGTCGAGTTCGAACGGGTGCTGCGCGGGGTACGCGCCATGGATGGCGTCTCGAAATCCGAAACCAGCCTGTTGCTCACCACGCTTTAA
- a CDS encoding endonuclease/exonuclease/phosphatase family protein encodes MSLRLATFNIENLMTRFDFTGFRNQVRQDRVLRLFDIRNEAEYQRLEEARAIAYTDDARQHSALAIADADADILCLQETDNMAALQAFEYGYLFRMVGNGYRQKYLIEGNDSRGIDVSVLMREETRDGQRIECVDIRSHAAVTYRDFDLHTPDLGQGLKPDDRIFKRDCLEMDLRIGGRPLTLYVVHFKSMGPGREGMDGRQSTMPVRMAEARAVRRIIENRFGVGKTADKAFAICGDMNDYKAKLAIEGDRRNGYRFVPKDEEVSALDVFSADGFAVNPVLRRPVEDRWTLYHSRGPEERHLCQLDYIWLSPSLAERNAQHVPEIIRAGQPFRTIFPPGQEVERYPRVGWDRPKASDHCPVVMTLDL; translated from the coding sequence ATGTCACTACGCCTCGCCACATTCAACATCGAAAACCTCATGACCCGTTTCGACTTCACGGGTTTCCGCAACCAGGTTCGCCAGGATCGTGTGCTGCGCCTGTTCGACATCCGCAACGAGGCGGAATACCAGCGGCTGGAGGAGGCGCGTGCCATTGCCTATACCGACGATGCCCGCCAGCATTCGGCGCTCGCCATTGCCGATGCGGATGCCGATATTCTCTGCCTGCAGGAAACCGACAACATGGCGGCGTTGCAGGCCTTCGAATACGGCTATCTCTTTCGCATGGTCGGCAACGGCTATCGCCAGAAGTACCTGATCGAGGGCAATGACAGCCGCGGCATCGACGTTTCGGTGCTGATGCGCGAGGAGACACGCGACGGCCAGCGCATCGAATGTGTCGATATCCGCAGCCATGCCGCCGTCACCTATCGCGATTTCGATCTCCATACGCCGGACCTCGGGCAGGGGCTCAAGCCGGACGACAGGATTTTCAAACGCGATTGCCTGGAAATGGACCTGCGCATCGGCGGCCGCCCGCTGACGCTCTATGTCGTGCATTTCAAATCGATGGGGCCGGGACGGGAGGGCATGGATGGCCGCCAGTCCACTATGCCGGTGCGCATGGCGGAAGCGCGGGCGGTGCGGCGGATCATCGAAAACCGCTTTGGCGTCGGGAAGACGGCGGACAAGGCCTTCGCGATCTGTGGCGACATGAACGACTATAAGGCGAAGCTGGCGATTGAAGGAGACCGGCGCAACGGTTACCGTTTCGTCCCGAAGGATGAGGAGGTCAGCGCGCTCGATGTCTTCAGCGCCGATGGTTTCGCGGTCAATCCGGTGCTGCGCCGACCGGTCGAGGATCGCTGGACGCTCTACCACAGCCGCGGGCCGGAGGAGCGCCATCTGTGCCAGCTCGATTACATCTGGCTGTCGCCGTCGCTGGCCGAGCGCAATGCACAGCACGTTCCTGAAATCATTCGCGCTGGCCAGCCCTTCCGCACGATCTTTCCGCCGGGGCAGGAGGTGGAGCGCTATCCGCGCGTCGGCTGGGACCGCCCGAAGGCGTCCGACCATTGCCCGGTGGTCATGACGCTCGATCTCTAG
- a CDS encoding mechanosensitive ion channel family protein: MSRLLFVLLLILSFAAGPVAAQTAAAPAADATATQLEQASTDLDRAGGQLNTIRDQVERYKDDDAHLVELKVEAEALNRSILSISIATRPRLEAIKARQAELGDPPGEGAPAEADVVVAERKKLAAERNEINALTGEAENLSIEATKLSNRITEMRRQLFSEAILKRTDVNADLFTEASGAIAEETQTFGRTVTAWMQFVWKFKRMQLFGAVALSLLAALVLLSGSYRLFAPLITRGVRQDKPHYITRLSVAFWSTVLPTMAAAAFAGASYFFLDAFKVLRTDIAPIISIGLGVIVAVYFMAQLANAVLSPRDGHWRLVRVSDRGAQLLWLLICSMAIVNGADYFLGTISEVLGSPVVLTVVKSFFASLIIGALLLVTAFIKPVLSKGEVPDSQGRPWPRSIFVLLILTGLVLIFAPLLGYVGMARFIATQIIVTGAVIVTMYIGFLSGRAVSAPSAFAETAVGKRLEERFGLGQVALDQVGLAAGLSIYLLVFVLFIPLILLQWGFQVADIESWTYRFFTEIRIGSITISLVGILVGILLFVVGLVVTRWFQKWVDGNVLARSQVDVGVRNSVRTAVSYAGVALAGLIGLSAAGINLSSLAVVAGALSLGIGFGLQNIVSNFVSGLILLAERPFKVGDWVVAGTTEGFVRRISVRATEIETFQRQTVIVPNSVLINGQVGNWTHRNKLGRIEVALSVHAGNDPRRVQEILTEVVRAQQGLLRNPEPMVVFQAFSSSTLDFEIRAFLADILNGTSVKSELRSAILERFRTEEIPLGGPAAPEVPIKISPEGAELITALLDQATEKLRPRATGRRRKTANEGPDTEPTA, encoded by the coding sequence ATGTCCCGCCTTCTCTTCGTCCTGCTGCTGATCCTTTCGTTTGCCGCAGGACCTGTCGCCGCGCAGACCGCAGCAGCGCCTGCCGCTGATGCGACGGCGACGCAGCTTGAGCAGGCGAGCACCGACCTCGACCGTGCGGGCGGACAGCTCAACACCATCCGCGACCAGGTCGAGCGGTACAAGGACGACGATGCGCACCTTGTCGAACTGAAGGTCGAGGCGGAGGCCCTCAACCGATCCATCCTGTCAATCTCCATCGCGACACGCCCCCGGCTGGAGGCAATCAAGGCCCGCCAGGCCGAGCTCGGCGATCCGCCGGGCGAGGGCGCTCCGGCGGAAGCAGACGTCGTCGTCGCGGAGCGCAAGAAACTTGCCGCCGAACGCAACGAGATCAATGCGTTGACGGGGGAGGCAGAAAATCTCTCGATCGAAGCTACCAAGCTTTCCAACCGCATTACGGAAATGCGCCGGCAGCTGTTCAGCGAGGCGATCCTCAAACGCACCGACGTGAACGCCGACCTGTTCACGGAGGCCTCCGGTGCGATTGCCGAGGAAACGCAGACATTCGGCCGCACCGTGACGGCGTGGATGCAGTTCGTCTGGAAGTTCAAGCGGATGCAGCTCTTTGGTGCTGTCGCGCTGTCGCTGCTGGCGGCGCTCGTCCTGCTCTCCGGCAGTTACCGCCTGTTTGCCCCGCTCATCACCCGTGGCGTGCGGCAAGATAAGCCGCACTACATCACACGCCTGTCCGTCGCCTTCTGGTCGACGGTCCTGCCGACCATGGCCGCGGCCGCCTTTGCCGGGGCCAGTTACTTCTTCCTGGATGCGTTCAAGGTATTGCGCACCGACATCGCGCCGATCATTTCCATCGGGCTCGGGGTGATCGTCGCGGTCTATTTCATGGCGCAGCTTGCCAATGCGGTACTTTCGCCGCGGGACGGGCATTGGCGTCTGGTCCGGGTTTCCGATCGCGGAGCGCAGCTTCTGTGGCTGCTGATCTGCAGCATGGCGATCGTCAACGGCGCCGATTATTTCCTGGGAACGATCAGCGAAGTCCTGGGCTCGCCTGTGGTCCTGACCGTCGTGAAGAGCTTCTTCGCCTCGCTCATCATCGGCGCGCTGCTGCTCGTCACGGCCTTCATCAAGCCGGTATTGTCGAAGGGGGAGGTGCCGGATTCGCAGGGCCGGCCCTGGCCGCGGTCGATTTTCGTGCTTTTGATCCTGACGGGCCTCGTCCTGATCTTCGCGCCCTTGCTCGGCTATGTCGGCATGGCGCGGTTTATCGCAACGCAGATCATTGTGACGGGTGCGGTGATCGTCACAATGTATATCGGCTTCCTTTCCGGGCGCGCGGTTTCGGCTCCGAGCGCCTTTGCCGAGACGGCGGTGGGCAAGCGGCTCGAGGAGCGCTTCGGGCTCGGCCAGGTCGCGCTCGATCAGGTGGGGCTTGCGGCGGGGCTCAGCATCTATCTTCTGGTCTTCGTCCTGTTCATTCCGCTGATCCTGCTGCAATGGGGCTTTCAGGTCGCGGACATCGAATCCTGGACCTATCGCTTCTTCACGGAAATCCGCATCGGCAGCATCACCATTTCGCTGGTCGGCATCCTGGTCGGCATCCTGCTGTTTGTCGTCGGCCTTGTCGTCACACGCTGGTTTCAGAAGTGGGTGGACGGCAATGTGCTGGCCCGCAGCCAGGTGGATGTCGGTGTGCGCAATTCCGTGCGCACGGCGGTCAGCTATGCGGGTGTGGCGCTTGCCGGCCTCATCGGCCTCTCGGCGGCCGGCATCAACCTTTCCAGCCTGGCGGTCGTTGCCGGTGCCCTCTCGCTCGGTATCGGTTTCGGTCTCCAGAACATCGTTTCGAACTTCGTCTCCGGCCTCATCCTGCTCGCCGAACGCCCGTTCAAGGTGGGCGACTGGGTGGTGGCCGGCACGACGGAAGGTTTTGTGCGCCGCATCTCCGTGCGCGCCACGGAGATCGAAACGTTCCAGCGCCAGACGGTGATCGTGCCGAACTCCGTTTTGATCAACGGTCAGGTCGGCAACTGGACGCATCGCAACAAGCTTGGCCGTATCGAAGTGGCGCTCAGCGTTCACGCCGGCAACGATCCGCGCCGCGTGCAGGAGATCCTGACGGAGGTCGTACGGGCACAGCAGGGTCTCCTGCGCAATCCGGAGCCCATGGTGGTCTTCCAGGCGTTCTCGTCGAGCACGCTGGACTTCGAGATCCGTGCCTTCCTCGCGGATATCCTCAACGGCACCAGTGTGAAATCGGAGCTGAGGTCGGCCATTCTGGAGCGGTTCCGCACGGAGGAAATTCCGCTTGGCGGGCCTGCGGCGCCCGAAGTGCCGATCAAGATTTCTCCGGAGGGGGCGGAGCTAATCACGGCCCTGCTCGACCAGGCGACGGAGAAGCTGCGCCCCCGCGCCACCGGCCGGCGCCGCAAGACGGCGAACGAGGGGCCGGACACCGAGCCAACCGCCTGA
- a CDS encoding GlxA family transcriptional regulator codes for MNKQNVKKRSLVFFLVPNFSMLPFSAAIETLRIANRMLGYEAYTWRLSSTDGQQVLSSSGIGIEVNSSLADERKYLGGENRPSMVLVCSGIYVEDFSNKSVNAWLREVYNRGLAVGSLCTGAHVLAQAGLLAGKRCAIHWENLPGFAEAFPQADVYADLYEIDGNIYTCAGGTASLDMMLNLIDQDFGENLVNRVCEQALTDRVRGPHDRQRLPLRARLGVQNAKVLSIIELMEKNLSEPLSLLEIADDADLSRRQIERLFRQEMGRSPARYYLEIRLDRARHLLVQSSMPVVEVAVACGFVSASHFSKCYRELYNRSPQQERAERKLTLSAIAR; via the coding sequence ATGAACAAGCAGAACGTCAAGAAGCGCTCCCTGGTTTTTTTCCTCGTGCCCAACTTCTCCATGCTGCCCTTCTCGGCGGCGATCGAGACCTTGCGCATCGCCAACCGCATGCTCGGCTATGAGGCCTATACCTGGCGCCTCTCGTCGACGGACGGCCAGCAGGTGCTCTCCTCCAGCGGCATAGGCATCGAAGTGAACTCGTCGCTTGCCGACGAGCGCAAGTATCTCGGCGGCGAGAACCGTCCCTCCATGGTGCTGGTCTGTTCCGGCATCTATGTCGAGGACTTCTCCAACAAGTCGGTCAATGCCTGGCTGCGCGAGGTCTACAATCGCGGCCTTGCGGTCGGCTCGCTCTGTACCGGCGCCCATGTGCTCGCCCAGGCGGGCCTGCTCGCGGGCAAGCGCTGCGCCATCCACTGGGAAAACCTGCCGGGCTTTGCCGAGGCCTTCCCGCAGGCCGACGTCTATGCCGACCTCTACGAAATCGACGGCAACATCTATACCTGTGCCGGTGGCACCGCCTCGCTCGACATGATGCTGAACCTGATCGACCAGGATTTTGGCGAGAATCTCGTCAACCGCGTCTGCGAGCAGGCGCTGACCGACCGCGTGCGCGGCCCGCATGACCGCCAGCGCCTGCCCTTGCGCGCCCGCCTTGGCGTGCAGAACGCCAAGGTGCTGTCGATCATCGAACTGATGGAGAAAAACCTCTCCGAGCCGCTTTCCCTGCTGGAGATCGCCGACGACGCCGACCTGTCGCGCCGCCAGATCGAGCGCCTGTTCCGCCAGGAAATGGGCCGCTCACCCGCACGCTACTACCTTGAAATCCGCCTCGACCGCGCGCGCCACCTGCTCGTGCAATCCTCCATGCCGGTGGTGGAAGTGGCCGTCGCCTGCGGCTTCGTCTCCGCCTCGCACTTCTCCAAGTGTTACCGCGAACTCTACAACCGCTCGCCCCAGCAGGAGCGCGCCGAGCGCAAGCTGACGCTTTCGGCCATCGCACGCTGA